TCAATGTTAAACGATTTGAAAATGATGTGTACACTTTCAAGTGCACATTGTGTGTCTGGGAGAATGAGTTTCCCGTCCTATATGACCTATCTACGTGGGAGGTGCCTTCGATGACTTTCGAGCTTGTCCCAAACAAAAGGTTACATAGGAATCCAAAAGGTCGTCTGCAATCATCCAGAATCcataatgaaatggacattaAGGAGAAATCTTATGATAAGTGTTGTGGATTATGCAGATTCGCTGGTAATAATCAGAGGAAATGCCTGTAGTGAAACTACCATATTGGACAATCGTCACGATCGGGTAGGAATTGAGCTTATGTAATCCAATGTacctaatttatattacaaagtttgttctaatttttaatgttgtaatgtatttaatttatataacaaaatttatgttacaaagtttgttccaatttttaatgttataatgtatttaatttatataacaaaatttatattacaaattttgttccaatttttaatgttgtaatgtatttaatttatataagaaaatttatattacaaagtttgttccaatttttatgttgtaatgtatttaatttatattacaaaatttatattacaaagtttgttccaagttttagtgttttaatgttgtaatgctacaattaatctaattaaataaatacaaatattgtCTTTTCCttgatttgtatttttttagaataaaaaaagtacaaactttgtaatatttaaattgcaagaaacccctaaaattgatggtttgatggtgtggtccTAAGGGTATATTTCTGTAGGGGTCAATGTTCATGTTGTGGGTGATCGTGGCGATCAACATCCTCTTCAATCACAGGTGGGGATGTGCAAAACATGGAAGAAAAATTATATGTCCCGAACGCCATTGATGAACTTGAGTCTGGAGTAGTGCTGTATTGCGGTAGATACGACCAAAGAGGAGTGGAATAATGCAGTAGATACAGGCTGGGAGAAGTGTTGTACTGCAGTAGTATTAGACTAAAGATATCAAACTCGAAATGATATCCATGTAATGACGAGCCCGAGAAATAGTCATTAACCCGCAACtctggatgataagaactattAGCGGAATGTGTATGCTCGTGCTCACGCTCGGGCTCGGGCTCGAGCTTTCACTCGAGCTCAGGCATGGGCTCCGGCTCTGGCTCTTGCTTTAGCTTAGCCTCTATATCGGGCACTGGCTCGTATGCCTCAAGTCGATATATGTGTGGGGGGACTACAGTCGACTTCCTCGCCATTCGATTATCCCACACTGCAATATATTTCTGGTGCACAACCCCCCAACTATATATTTCCATGCTTTCCTCTCTTTTTAATCCCGTGAATCTTCACCAACTGTATTGGCAGATTCGGGATATACTGGATACAACCAAACTGTCGGAGTGCTCGATCCCCGTAATACCACTCGACTGTCCGGAAATTGATAATTGGTGCGTTAATGCACCATAGGTGAGAATGAATATGGGCAGATGAAGGTATAACAGCCGCAATTTCTGGTTTCCGATAGGCATCCAGATAAACTACACGATTAAtaacatggttaaaatttaacacgGTTCGAGTAAGATATACAAAGAAATTACATGTCACAAATATTGGAATAGCTTACGCCTTCCCCGGGATATTGTTCAATCATCAGACGATATATCAAGACAGTGTACGACTTCCCGATACCCGGATAAAAACTTTATCTATGAAAACAAATTACATGTTAGAATAGTATCGTTAGAATAGCATCACTagaaaaaaaatgtcaattaataataacttaaattttATCACATGTTCACTAGTGGAAATACGTATGGTTGGTGCTTAAccgatgccaagaatggcattTGGTAAAGAGCCCATGGCTATAGCAATAGAAGACATCCACCTATGTCTACGGTATCAGGCTTTGTCACCTGACAAAGCTCATGATACAACATAGCCAGAATTGGAAAACCCTAACTATACGAGTGAACATTCTGCAAATCAGCTAATAGGGGTAAATACATTAAATGAACCCTATTGTTGTTCACATCCAGCATCACTATGCgccctataatatgcataatgtacACTCGAGTTACGTACATCACCTTCTGCTCAGTCAGCCATGAAAATCTCAAACTTGTAAATTTGGACTCAGTATTGTCGAACAAGACTCCTAGTAGGCTATAACAAAGGGAAACCGACTTAATTATCGTACTTACGCCCGTTACGGCACTCCCGTAGATTGGGAGCCCAAGTTGCAATGCAACATCCTCCAGAGTGAcagtgcactccccacacggcAAATGAAAAGTATTGGTCTCCATGCGCCAATGCTCGACCAATGCGGATATTACATCGTACTGCAAATTAAACATCCGGATCAATGCTACTGACCCAAATCCAACTAACTCCAAGTATGGCATCAATCGTTCATCCAGGGAGTATCCTAAACCATTCACCCAACCCCTTAATGCGTGGTACGGGCCCTGACagtattaaattacaaaaaatagttataataacataatttattttcgTAAATTACGTAGatatttttttaagggaacccgcgattaacaaataacaatatattaccatattattaactGTGTTTGATATGTGACCATCGTTTTTAATCAATGAACCCATTGCGATACctacaatttcaaaacaaatttcggctattaatttcaaagtttgatagattttaaatatttatcaaaatacctaaattttatatattgcttttaattacaaaaaaataccaaACAGGTTTGCCCACATCTTATTTTTTGCTATActacattaacaaaataaatatatcttataaATTCTAACTCAAACTCTAACTCAATGGTCCCATTCACAAATTTCATCTCAATGGTTTAATCTTTTACttacataaaaaacaaaaaaattatattaaaataataaaaataacatgcaaataaaaaaatataacataacataacataaacgATACATAATAAATacgaatatttttattattattttaaaatgataataagtaaaatgtattggtttaaaatataatatatatacatatataataacatgccaacttaattattgtcaaaaatatattttttttgcatagaacttcaaaagaaatttcatttataatatttataaaaaaaacaaaacaaatttaaaaacataaactcttattattaattataaaatcttaaaaaattagaatatataaactaattcctaatttatctcataaattcCAACTTAATGGTCTCATTCATAAATTCCATATCAATGGTCTCATCTTTTaccaacataaaaaataaaaaaaataatattaaaataatcaaaatagcaTGTCaagtaaattacataaaaaataaatctaataaacctaaaacacacataacaaataaattatataaaaaataaaacattatttgtACGTAAcataaataggctattttacttcaataaacattaaaaataaattatgaatgaatgaaaatataaaataaatacaaacataccttaatagttctttttaaccaaataatactttacaaaaataaaattaaaaattaaatccgaattaaatcaacaataataacaacaaaaataaaataaattaacattaatttataacaaaaaaatacattttcttaaaCACCTAATCTTCCCTAAACAACAacctctcctttccttttctatttatttttttccttctctttctccTTCCCTCTCTCTATTCTcctcctctttttttctttctttttcccttccctctccttctccttctccttctccttctccttcttcttcttctcttattttctttcttcaaaaACTCTCTTTCGACCAAAAATAGAGCATTGGGGACCATTATAAGGTCCCCAAACACACAACTCACAGGCAATGACCCGTCCTATCCCATCGCCTGACACCGGTGCCGCATTTGGAGATGGCGTGACCAGTGCCACCTCTATCAGAGGTGTGACCAATGGGTGCCGCCTCTTCACTAGGCATGACCTAGTGCGATGTCGTATCTATGACAGCGGATCGGGTTTTGGGTCCGGTTTGTATCATATACGACCTGTATTTTCTATTCATCATTGCGTATTAAGTTACCtccaccatttttttatttttatttttattgttttcatgCAAATTCTGTCAGAATACTAAGGTGGTGCtgcctatgcaccaccctccacccCTTTGAATATATCATTTTAgtacataatttttaaaacatgtaatttcaatatataattttttaattttatattatatagataaaaaaacCGGTTAGATGAATCTAAGTAAACTAATTATTGGTATAATGATTATAAATCACTTGCATTATCTAAGCTTTTCTGTTAGTAATAAGGTTATATGTAATTTATGGTGTCATAATGATCTCATGGTATTCATGATTTTTATCCCAAACACGAGATGTCGTTTATCCAACTTAACATAGATAGGATAAATCGGTTAATCCagttttttaatttgttttgagcTTAATATAAATTTGGTTAGGGCTAGCTAGTTGGGTTTGTATAATGAAATCAATCTATTCAATTCCAATTAACCAAAAGAACCACTTTAATCAAAATAGAATATATCCGTTAAATCAATTTTACACACGCGTGAAGACCAACAAGACAATTGAATAAGAGACACTTTACAGGAAGTAACTCCATAAAGATCCCACAATTGTACTACTTGGAGAAGATGATAGGAAACTACTGTACATGGTACTCAATTAttacatcaaatataaaatatctcaACCCGTTTTGTAGTTGCCAATACTACCATAAATTCTAAATCTTCTTCCCCCCctattttcttaatattatattgaaaTCTAAAACAACTTgggttcttatttttcttttttcaaacaatatcacataaaatatgcttttttttatttaccttaataataaactaataagattaccataaaagtaaaatcataaagcATCTTCACCCTCACTACTTCATGTAAATAAATAGCAATCTGGTCTTGACAATTTGTACACAAAGATAACTATTTTCTTATTGgactaaaaaaaatacataaagtaaataaaaaaaagactatTTACAGCAGTGAAAAAgaaaattcttcaaaaaaaatttctaaagaaaaaaaaaaccctacaaCGGAGAAAAAGGGTTctaaaaagcaaaagaaaaaatagTGGTAAGAAAGAAAGTTGAATGACAACCCCCTCAAAACAAATAGTTGAAAACAAAATAATACCCAATCCAGCCGGAACCTGAGAAAAGGGGGGcaaaaacactaaaattctaaaatcttgGTCGGAATCTAATTAACCCAAAGAAAACCAGGCAAGCAAATCTTGACCGACGCGTCTCCGCGTGAAACCCACGCGCTGATCGATTTTGAGAGGGGATCGACAAACCGGGCagttaaattttagttgatcAAGCCAACCATCAAAGCAATCCTTATGAAATACATGGCAGCAATCGAGTTTCCTCACCTGCTCCCCATCTCTTAGGCTGCACAAGCACACAACACAATCAGAGCCCTTTCCTACCCCGCCGCCACAGTATTTGTAGGAGAAAGCCTTGTTTAAGTTGAGCTGCTCGGCGAGTACGATGAGACTGGCGAGACCGGAGCCAAGGACTCCAACATCGTCGATGGTAGTGGGCTGGTCTGGGCAAGGGAGAAGGCCAATCAAATGGAGGGAAGCAAAGAGGAGTCTTCGGAGATAACCGACGCAGTTAGCGATTATTGCTACGAGAAGAAGCGGGATCGAATCTGAGGACACGTCGTTCAGCTGGCTTTGTaatcccatctttcttttttaagtttCAGAAAATGTGGAAGTGAATTTGTAGAAAAAGAGTAGTAATATGTAATATGTGtgcgtgtatatatatttataagttgaAAGGTGGAATGGAAGAGATTAGATTTTATATAAGGGAAATAGAAGCATACAACgataagaaagaagaaaagaagaaagagatgatgtagggaaaagaagaggagaggggaggagaggctaaagaacgGGAGATTAAGGCCATGTGTGGTGGGGTCCGCTTGTTGAAATTGTTTATTTCCTTTTTCCATGTTTTAATACTAACTTTGTTGTATACATCACAAGTTGTGTATTTCTGTATTCCTATTCTTATTCTTTATGTAACTTAAGATATCAATAAcctcaaacttttaatttttcaacCAACCATTTATGTTacataaattttaactttttatctccaacttctattatttttatattttttatgattagcAGTTATATTGTTTCTAGAATTAACGTGGGTCGGGACACCCATTCAACTTGAAGGTCCGTCTGAAAAGTGAAaagatttgagtaaaaatataggctcaaaaaTAAGTCAGATGTCGAGTAAGATTTTTTGGCCCAAACTCAACCCGAATTGcctaaaagtttttttttgttaccattttactattatattgttactattttgttgttattatttagatattatataactcttgttttattgttaattttgttacaattttagaggtatttgtttgttaagttgaaACTATTAGTGTTAttaagtatcaatacttttttaatatattttaaatttgttgggaaatatttattttaatatttttagtgtatttgatgtattatattttttaaatttatttttatataaaaacaatataaaacttttaatacGGTAAGGCCAAATTGGGCTCAAGTTTAGTATTTTTTATCTGGACCaagtttggataaaattttagacccattttttgAATCAAGTCGAGTCCAAACTTAAAAAATAGACCTAAAATTTGACATTGACCCTACTCGACCCATGATCTAAGTTTAATTGTCTCTGCAATTATTAGGTTGCTTAAATTccgtttatttcaatttaataaaacagaaaaattgaaatgattataattttgtaaaattaaaattaaaatttaatttggatatgaaaatatgttatatgacaCAATATTATAGGTCAAAGTAGTGGTAAGCTCCATATGTTATATTGAGATTATCAAATTGGtgttattaaaaaattaacttttattttcttctttttttaattacaataatagAGTAAAATtcgaatatttttttttgaattataataataaggTAAAATTCAAACAACTAACGTAACTAGCACGACTCGAACTTAGACTATATTTAGGATAGTGAATACCGTTGACCATCAGATCATCACATGAGATTTAATTTACATCAATTTCTAAAATAAAGTAACTTATAAggtaaaatagttcataaatgaATTTTGTTTGAAGTGCTAAGTTTTGTTTTGATTGCAACTTATGCATTTCAGATTGGATATGTGATATAAATAAGAAGAACACATTTTCAAGTGATTAATTagcgtgtgtatatatatataattgtagtcCTCAAATATGGACATAGAAATGTATGTTGGTGGGAGTGTGACCCAAATAAGTGGGAGATCTGAAGCACATGCAATGCACCATTTACCATAAACATGGTTACCTTTTGTCCAActaattgaatatatataatcaGATGTCATAAATAGTTCTAAAACCCAATTCATCAACATTAATTAATATTCATGTGTGTTCACACTTTAAGACCTCATTCTCAATTAAGTTCCTTACTATTATTATACTTTTGATGTATTTTTAATATGAATGTCGGCTATTGATAAAGCTTGGACGGAAATGTGGCCTTCAACCCTTTGTTTATTCATCAAAAGAACTTTCGTGATTATAAAATTGGAGTGGATGGACAATTGGATAGACAATCCAGATTTGAtgtaaataaaaatcaattaacctaaattatttattattatatcaataattagttaattttatttcattattttaattgatattttattaggttagtgaaaattttatgtaaaaattagatgtgattttgatttttttgtatgTAATGTGGCTTTAGTTGAATTGATAAAGTTGAGATAATTAAAATTCCGATGTATtgagttcaaatctcattttgtacatgtaattttttctttttagaatttatataaaaagttaaaaaaatatatcttcAAAACATATTTGTTGCTTTATAAAAATAAGGGTTTTTggtaatttcataattgagtTGAAACCCGATTGATGGGTGGCATCAACTCAATAAAAGCCTTAAGAGGTCGAATCCTTCAGGAAAAGTCTTCCAAGTGTCGTCTGCCGAGTAATCAACCGATCCTCTAACAACCAAAGATATTATTCCTCCGTGGAGGGATTTTGTCCCTTGTACTCTGTTGAGAGCCAACATGTTGTGAGCAATTGCACTGTGGTCCTAGTTCATAGAGTCAAGAGTGCCTCGGTGTTGCACATACAAgtacaaaaaaagagaaaaacaaactCTCAACTCAAATGAAAGAAGATGATTTTTATTGAACTGATGAATAACTCCAAATGGTTCTAGCCTTTTATATGCTTTACAATACCTAAAATTAGTAAGCTCAAAGCAAAAAATAGCAaaactaaatacaaaaataatcTTCAACCATATTTGGTAATCCCTAATTTTTAAAGATGATTTATTtaccaaatataaaaatatctcaACAATCCTTCCCTTGTACTTTTTGTTTAATACATATTTACTACTTGATGTCAAAGGCGAAGTATTTTCTTGAACTTTGACAAATGATGCCAACTTGAGAGGTTTGGTAAATACATTAGTAACTTGATCCTCACTTATGCAATATTCTAGTTCAATTCTCCTTCATTGCTAAGATCTCATAGAAAGTAATATTTTACATCAATATACTTGTTTCTTCCATGCAACACAAGATTCTTTGACAACTTGATGGCTGAGTTGTTATCAAAGAAAATTGTAGTTGTTCAAGGATTCTCCTAAGCCAAATAGGTTGACAAGCACAAGCTGTAGCAACAAAAAATTCAGCTTCTGTGCTTGATAATGGATTACTTCTTAGAAGACCATGAATTAGCCCCTCTGCCAAGCATAAAAAAATAGTCTGAAGTGCTCCTTCTGTCATCTTGATCTCCTGCATAATCATTGTCGGTGAAGCTAATCATGTTTGAATTTTCACCTTTCTTGTAGAAAATCCCCAAAATCCTTGGTTCCTTACAAGTAGTGAAGGATTCTCTTGGCAGCTAATAAATGCTTTTCAGTTGGGCTCTCCACGTACCTACTAATAAGACTCACAAAATACATAATGTTTGGCCTTGTAGCAAATAGATACATCAAACTGCCTACAATTTACTTGTAAAGTGTGCTATCCACCTTCTTCTCATCTCCTTCTTTAATTAGCTTTAAGCCAAACTCAGTTAGAGTGTTGGTACAATTTTAATTCATCATCTTGAATCTGTCCAAAATTTCATTCACATATTTTTCTAGGGGACAAAAATTTCATGATTGGATTACATCACTTCTAGGCCAATGAAATAGTGCATCTTCCTAAGACCAGACATCTCAAACTCATCCATTATAGATTTCCTGAAATCAACAAACAAGGAGCTATTATTCCCAATAAAAATAAGATCGTCAACATATAAGAACACAATGAGCATTTTCCCATTATCTCCAATTTTAACAAAAAGTGTATGTTCATATGTACACTTTTGAAACCCCAGTTTCAAATAATAACCCTCAATGTGACCACACCAAACATGTGGAGCTTTTTTTAGTCCATAAAGAGCTTTCTTCAATAGATAAACTTTATGCTCATCTCCAACCTTAATATAACCAATTGGTTGTTCAACAAAGACCTCTGTCTCCAAGTATCCATGTAAGAATGTTGATTTGACATAAAACTAGAAGATAGCTTAAGAGTTTTGTGCCGCTAAAGCAATCACCAATATGATGGTGTCATGTCTTGCAACTAGGGCAAAAACTTTTGTGTAATCCACACCAAACTCTTGTTTATACCCTTTAACTACTAACCGCGCTTTAAACTTGTCAACCTTCCTATTTTTCCTTCATCTTCGTCTTGTAGACCCACTTTACTCCATCAGTCGGCTCCCAAGTATCATTCTTTTCAATGACTTCGATTTCAACATCCATTATCTCTTTCTATTTTACCTTGACAACACTTTCAAAACTTATTGGGTCACAATTTGAAAATAATGCAAAATGGGCAATTGCATCACCATTTTCTCCAATTTCGGTTACCTCATAAACTTACATCTATGCTAACTTTCTTCGAACATGACAAAGTGTTTCAGCTGCTGCACAAGTTTCTTCTACATGTGTAGGCAATACTTCAATGGCTGGCGAAGAAGTATTCTCAGGCTTTTCTTCAACTCCATTATCACAAAGGATTTAAGTAGGTTGCATTTCATCCCAATCCCAAGCGTTCTCTTCATCAAACACAATATCTCAGTTAATCACGACCTTCTTTGTCATAGGATTGAACAATTTGTATGTCTTTGATGTTTCGCTAATACCAAGAAAGACGTTCTCACCTCTATCATCaagctttttccttttttcctctCGGGCATGTGAATAGGCAATGCaccaaaattttttgaattgaccTACCATTGGTCTCCTTACACTCCAAGCCTCCTTTAGAGTCACATATCAAAGAGCATGAGTGGGACTCTGATTCAAGATGTGAATGCCCTAATTTACAGTTTCTGGCCAAAAAACTTATGGAAATTTCCATCTTGCTAGCAAGCTTCGAACCGTGTTGATAATTGTTCTATTTTTTCCTCTTTAATGCACTATTTCTTTTTGTGGTGTATAAGCAATTGTGAGCTCTCTTCAGATTCCATGAACAACAGAAAAATCTTCAAACATCTTAAAGCAATATTCACCACCACGATCAATTCAGAAAGCCTGAATGGTtctttccttctccttttctaCACGAGCCTTAGAGCTTTTAAATACGTTAAAAGCCTCTGAATTTTCTTGTAGAAGGTAAGCCCAAGTTTTAcgagaacaatcatcaataaaggtaatAAAATACCTTTTACCTCCATTAGAAATTGGATTTATTGGCCCACAGATGTCTGAATGCACCAACTCTAATGCCTCTTTTGATCTTCATGACTTGCCTTTGGGAAATTGAGATCGATGTTTTTTTTTGCCAACAACACATTCTTCATAAACTAGAGAGAGAGTGTGGTATCCCTAACTTACTACTGAGTTAGGAACAATACCGGATCAGGTTAGGTATACTtgataattttagaaatatataaaataagaatttttaagTGTTAGAATATAAAGTAGTTAGAgcaatagaaaattaaaaatactcTTGAAATAAGAGAAATTAATCTGGGGTATTGACTTAATTGTAAGAGAATAAAAAGTCTTGGAAAAAAAgtaagaacattaaaaatttcattttaccaaaataatgtATGATTCATGGATGGTATTATAGAGAAAGTTGGAAGATTAAATGGTAATTACTCAAACAAGATAATTATGGTAAATGTAATGATTAAGGACTATTATGTAAAAAACATGATTGGGGAGGGGTTATGGGTAGTtttaggcattgtgtcaaaaagattTGGTTCAAGAAATATAAGATTATTTCTGTTAATAGGattattgaaatataagatttttAGTAAATTACTAAGAATGTTATATACCTTGTTTGGTTCATTTGGCTGTAATGtaatattttggtatttaattgacagaatatgtgattatttaaaagcacattttactaaattgtcttcgttataaaatttatttttttaacatgattaattcctttaattttttaattttaattttcataaaactgtgataaattataataattttttattacactttatatttattaataaatatatgatattggagtaaatttattgaatcataactataataatttatgaaaatgattgCATGACCAAATAACTTGTCATTACATAATGAGTTGTGGTGTAAGTTGTGCCCACATGACCAACCACAACTCGTTTATACATCGATTCTATTGGTTGGCAGGTTTCAACtttatatttatcattatattttaacttaTCTTATAAgcaataaaaattgtaaaatttttatatataactaaAATGAAATATATCTCTATCATATGAGAAGAATTAGCGACCTTGAAGAGCTCTATTCCAAATATGATTCTTGAAGAGTTCTTATCCTTATCTTAGCAACAAGTTATAAACAAATCTTAGTCCAAACATgagatttgaaattaaatatagaCCTTGAAGATAATATATTCGAGAAGGCTTTTAGAGATAAATTTCAAGATAaaacttttgaaattaaataaattttatcctACTTTACATGGAAGATATTTTGAACTTAATCAAGGGAGATTTCATAATTCATATGTAATGATCTAATTTGTTGGAAGGAATGCTCTGAGAGACAGGTTATATGTTCATAGTAAGGAACTTTTTTGAATGcatttttattgtttattcaCCTATGAGTGACTAGTTAGCAATCTTTAGT
The sequence above is drawn from the Gossypium hirsutum isolate 1008001.06 chromosome A05, Gossypium_hirsutum_v2.1, whole genome shotgun sequence genome and encodes:
- the LOC107959984 gene encoding E3 ubiquitin-protein ligase RHA2A, with the protein product MGLQSQLNDVSSDSIPLLLVAIIANCVGYLRRLLFASLHLIGLLPCPDQPTTIDDVGVLGSGLASLIVLAEQLNLNKAFSYKYCGGGVGKGSDCVVCLCSLRDGEQVRKLDCCHVFHKDCFDGWLDQLKFNCPVCRSPLKIDQRVGFTRRRVGQDLLAWFSLG